The DNA region TGTCATGATGATGAAAACATACATAGATTTGTCTGTTGCGCTACACATCAAGCTGTGGGTGGTTTTGTTATCTTATTCTGATTGATGTTTGGCATTTTGATATACATCTTAATCTGGAGTTCAATGAAATGGAAATCCTTGTCTGCATTGCTCTGTAGCAAGAGGCTCTTGCATTTCTATCAGTTTATCAGTCTTGTGTCCATTATCATTTAATTCTTGCTTTTGATCCATTAGTCTTCATTTTACTGTGGTTGACAGGGAAGTTGCTGTTGCAGAAAGGCCCTCCAAGAAAACCTGCCATGCCTCAAGCTTTACCTCCACTGCTACATCGGGGCCTGATGTTTGGGCAGATCTCCTGGATAGCCTGCTTCATCAAATAATTGCCCTCCTTATCTCATTCCATGACCTCCTTGCTTTTATCGCCACCTGCCGCTCTTGGCGCGCTGTGCTCTCTTCCCTCCCGCCTTCATTTAGCTTTAGCTTCCCACCTCTCCACCTCCGACCAGATATTGATTATCCTCATCCCCATCGCAGCTACATCAAGTATGACCTTTTATCCAATTTCAAGTGGCAGCTCACTGATCCTGCAAAGCGAACCTCCTCCCTTCGCTGTTCAGCTCCCCAAAACCTTCGGGGCCACATGCACTATTTGGGCTGCTCACATGGTTATCTTATCTTCTCCAATTTGGAGCATTGCCTCCTTGTTGATGTGTACACTGGTGCTGCCGTGAGACCTCCCAAACTCAAATCCACTGGTAACCATAAAATCTACTATGGAATTCTTGTAGCTGCCCTCAACTCACCCAACTCGAGTCTCCTTCTTTGCTCGAGATCATCCATGTTCCAGTGGCAGGTTGGAACAAAATCTTGGTTGGAGCACCCTCTTCCTCTTGATGGCGAACACATCCTTCAAATCGTGTTCTTCAAAGGTGAGATGTTTGCCATGGACTTCCTTGAGAGGCTTCGCCGCATACGCTTGGCACCTCAGCTCAACGCGCAGGAAGTAGCAGTTGTCTGGGAAGAGGACATGGTTGTAGGCCTGAATTTTAAGCCATGGTTGGTGGTCCACGGTGACATGCTTCTTTTGGTTGACCTCTCAGTAAGCATTGATGCCTTATCTGGCTTCTCTGGAACCTTTAAAGTCTTCCGCCTCGACTTTTCAATTGAACCTGCTAAGTGGGTAAAGGTGGAGAATTTGGGAAACAATGCTCTCTTTGTTAGCCTTGATAGGAGAAATCCAACATTTTCTTGCATGAGCCCTGAAAGATGGGGAGGAAAGAGTAACTGTATTTACGTTGCCGACGTGTCTGAAGATTCTGATGAAGCTTGGACTGTGGTCGAGCTTGGTCAGGCAGTGCCTAGCACAACGGTGTGCTGTTCATACAGACCAGAACACATCCAGGCACCCAGACCCAATGGCCATGGCAAGCAACCACAAAATCTTTGGGTGCTCCCCAGTTTGGTTCATGGCGTTGGGCAGTGACCATCTTTGCATGCAGCAGAGTTTTGGCTAGTCTTGGACAAGCCCTGCCCAAGTTCCCACAGCTGCTTTTGTGTGATGGAGTAAGTGGGTCCTGTAGTtgtactctattttttttagaccTGGCATGGAGGTAGTCGTGTACAAGGAATTTATAAATTGTGGTGAACAATGGACGCTGAAATTGCGTTTGTCATCTGCTGCGTCAGAGCTTTCCAGGAGATGCAGCAGAAGCCCGTTGCATTGCAAGATTATTCTGAAAATGTATGACAGTATCCTGAAATTTTGCTCCATGATCTCCATTGTCTGCTGCAGTGATTGTTCTTTTGTGCCGATTTGCATCTGGTACCAACCCCCTGGCCCTGACTGGCATGAATATGTCTGGttttcttgcagagatggaGCTCAATGCTATGTTTACTGTCAAGTGCTCTGTGATTGATATTTTACATCCTGAAAAGGTGTTAATCGAaatgttatttttgtttgtgGTGGCTAGGGCAGTTGAGAAAAATGATGTGCGAGTCTGAAACATCAAGCCATGAACGTGACGGGAATTGATCGATCTCCATAGCATGAGACCTGGCGCTCTTTTCTTGTTATGACAAGGATTAAACGTTGCGTCTTCTCATAAGCTTCACGGACTGACTAATCATGCTTGGTTTAAGGAGATGCTCTTTGTAAATTCGAAGGAAATAATAAGGACAAGCTAAGCATTTGGGCCAATTGGTGATGTGGGCTGGACATGAACTTTCTTTCTTTTCGTACTATAGGCACAGGGGGTCATCTTGGGCAGGGCCCCAAAATGTTGGACACAATGTGGACAATTCGTTCTTCCATTTCtgcattatgaaaaaaaaatgtagctGTATACCGCTGCTGGAGGGATAGGCCAGTGATACAGCTTATTTGGTTTGTCAATGGCTACTAGCAGCTATTTGGTTCCAAGAGACGATTAGTGCGAGCCTGTCATTCCGTGACCGTGATAATGCATTCTAGCTCTCCTTAACCGTGATAATGCATTGTGTTGTTGCCATCGCCATTGCCATGGCGAGCaagctctgctctgctctgaaTCCAGGAAAGAAGCTTTTCAGCAGCAACAAGAGGGCTGCTGCTGGACCACACTAGAAACAGGTAAAGGTGTTCAtcttgggctgggctgggcccaAAAGTTTCAGCCGGGACAATGTTAGCCTAGCGCTCTAGCCTTGTATTCACTTTAACGCCTTTTcagaaagagtaaatttcaccaCTATAATTATTTACAtctaactatcacaaaactataatttttagaacaaaatttataaaactataagtacTTGCGCCCctaataatacaaaactattttttttgcacaaaactataactattttgcgtaaaatagttgtagttctTGTGAAAcgcaaaaaatattgttttgtgtaaaaaatgtagttttgtatTATTAGGGGCATAAATATtagtagttttgtgaaactcgttctaaaaattataattttgttatatttagatacaaatagttataattttgtaaaatttagtcTTTCAGAAATCATCTCACCACTGGGCTCATACCCCCATCATTCATGTCTGATTCTTCCTGCACTTTTGGTGCCACGAGAAGATAGTGATTAGTACTAATCATGTCAGTACTACGATGTTTGATCCTGCATTAATTTGATGCGATAATTGCACTACATTTTCATTGTGATCAATTTGTTCTTCCATTTCCAATATAATGCATTTAAAGATCAAGATCTTCCTATGATTCTTATAAAAGGAGTCATCTTAACTAATGATAACTTGCGAAAAGAAATTAGCAAggaaatgaaaaatatatatttttttgcaacTATAATGAGACGATTCAACATATCTTCTTCTATTGCAATTTTGTTAAGTTCATTTGAAGAATAGTTTAGGTCACTTTTGGCCTTCATCCCTCTAGTGGTGTATCAAATATATTTGGATCTTGGTTAAATGGGCCAGGCAAGAGGCTTAAGAGACAATTTTTTGTTGGAGCCGTTGCCATTTGTTGGGCGATGTGGTTTAACTGAAATGATGTGGTATTTGACAACACAAATATACACTCTTCTATACAGGTTATCTATAGGAGTACATATTAGATTCAGGTTTTGGTCGTTGCTTCAAAAGGAGGAGGACCGTAATACAATGCAATCATGATGCTGTTAGTTGGAGACTACAACGATGGACATCTTCGTAAAATTTGAGGGAGGTTTAGTAATAGATTAAGTGTTTGAAATGAACATGTGTTTTTTGTTAAATTTCCTACCTTTTGTTTGTGTTGGTGGCTCATGTGGAAGATGTAGTCTACATCGTAGTCGAATTAGTTGTAATAATTGACTGAATTCATGAATAGTGTAAAGACTAGAATATTTTCATTTGCTTGATGAAATAGAACTcactttatcaaaaaaaaaaaaagtcagccGGACTCAGAGCTTCAACCATTGTGTGATTATATATGGTTTTTTCCTCATTAATTCTTGTGTTTttcttccctctttttttttttgcaaaagtatATACAAAGCCCCCATATTCGAAGATTAAAAGTCACCCCAATCAATTCCCAAAGTTAAAGTAAGAATCTATCACCTGTCGT from Phragmites australis chromosome 8, lpPhrAust1.1, whole genome shotgun sequence includes:
- the LOC133926111 gene encoding uncharacterized protein LOC133926111, which produces MARSRRRRRHRRDQRPPCPDEPAPQEPAPREVAVAERPSKKTCHASSFTSTATSGPDVWADLLDSLLHQIIALLISFHDLLAFIATCRSWRAVLSSLPPSFSFSFPPLHLRPDIDYPHPHRSYIKYDLLSNFKWQLTDPAKRTSSLRCSAPQNLRGHMHYLGCSHGYLIFSNLEHCLLVDVYTGAAVRPPKLKSTGNHKIYYGILVAALNSPNSSLLLCSRSSMFQWQVGTKSWLEHPLPLDGEHILQIVFFKGEMFAMDFLERLRRIRLAPQLNAQEVAVVWEEDMVVGLNFKPWLVVHGDMLLLVDLSVSIDALSGFSGTFKVFRLDFSIEPAKWVKVENLGNNALFVSLDRRNPTFSCMSPERWGGKSNCIYVADVSEDSDEAWTVVELGQAVPSTTVCCSYRPEHIQAPRPNGHGKQPQNLWVLPSLVHGVGQ